TGCCCTCTCGCGCGACATCCTCGCCCGCGCCACGGAGATGTTCAAGCGCCTTCCGGTGCCGGTCTATGTCCTGCCCGGCAACCACGACCCGCTGGTGGCGGATTCGGTCTTTTATAAGACCAGCGCGGAGAATGTTCACGTCATCGCAGACTCGGAGCCCATCGAGGTTGCACCCGGCGTGGAGCTGGTCGGCGCGCCGTACCTGTCCAAGCGCGCGAATCATGACTTGGTCCGCCAAGCGCTCGAGCCGTTGGAGCCGGCTGAGGGCATCCGCATTGCCGTAGGCCACGGCCAGGTGGATTCCCGCTCCGGCGAGGATGATGCCGATACCATCGACCTTGCCTTCGTCGAGGATTGCCTGGACCGCGGGGTGATCGACTACCTGGCGCTGGGCGATACCCACTCCACCGCGAGCCTCGGCACCACCGGCCGGGTGTGGTTCTCCGGCAGCCCGGAGACCACGGACTATAAGGAAACGAGCACTGGCGGCGGCGAATCCGATTCCGGCAATGCGTTGGTGGTGCGTGTGGGGGATGAGGTGGACGTCGATAAGCGCCGCATCGGCCGCTGGACCTTTGAGGCCATTGATGCCGCCGTGGATTCCGCCGAAGACGTGGACCGCTTCCTCGCGCGCCTGGGTGAGTATCCGGATAAGGTGCGCACGGCCGTGAAATATAGCCTGCGCGGCACGCTCGGCGTCGAGGCCCATGCCCGCCTGCAACGTGGACTAGATGAGTACGAGGCCGTATTTGCCTCCCTGCGCCCCCGCGAGCGCACCATGGATCTCTACTTGGAGCCCAGCGAAGAAGAATTGGCCAGCCTCGATATTTCTGGCTACGCGGCCGAGGCTCTGCAGGAGCTGCTGGATAGCCGCGAGGATCCCGTCGCCCGCGATGCTGCCAACCTGCTATTCCGCCTGGAAGGACAGTCCTAATGCGCATTCACCGCCTAGAACTCACCAACGTCCGCGGCATTGAACACCTGGTCCTGGATGAGTTGCCTGAGACCGGCGTCGTGGTCATCCACGGCGAAAACGAGGCTGGCAAGTCCACCATCGTGGAGGCGCTCGACGTGGTGCTCACCGAAAAGCACAGCGGCCGCTCCAAGCGCATTCGCTCCCTGCAGCCGGTGGGCAAGGACGTTGCCCCAGAAATTACGGCCGAGCTGAGCGTGGGGGAGTACCGCTTCCGCATTGCCAAGCGCTGGCTGTCCAAGAAGTCGTGTGAGCTTAATGTCAC
The nucleotide sequence above comes from Corynebacterium tuberculostearicum. Encoded proteins:
- a CDS encoding metallophosphoesterase family protein — its product is MTATTFIHTSDFQLGMTRWFLKGEAQGRFNDDREAAIVRLGELAKDTGADFIVVAGDIFEHNALSRDILARATEMFKRLPVPVYVLPGNHDPLVADSVFYKTSAENVHVIADSEPIEVAPGVELVGAPYLSKRANHDLVRQALEPLEPAEGIRIAVGHGQVDSRSGEDDADTIDLAFVEDCLDRGVIDYLALGDTHSTASLGTTGRVWFSGSPETTDYKETSTGGGESDSGNALVVRVGDEVDVDKRRIGRWTFEAIDAAVDSAEDVDRFLARLGEYPDKVRTAVKYSLRGTLGVEAHARLQRGLDEYEAVFASLRPRERTMDLYLEPSEEELASLDISGYAAEALQELLDSREDPVARDAANLLFRLEGQS